Sequence from the Bubalus kerabau isolate K-KA32 ecotype Philippines breed swamp buffalo chromosome 17, PCC_UOA_SB_1v2, whole genome shotgun sequence genome:
GGGTCCAGCTACCTGTTGGAGAAAGAAACCACGTGGAGAGGGAGAGCAGTGAGGCTACATAGAGAATGCAAGAAGGTCAGGTATCCCATTGTCCAGTAGAGTCATGCCTCCTAGCCATCCCTACCAAGGGGCCAGATGCAGCTGAGTGCGCCATCTTGGATATTATAGCCCAACTGGGCCCTAAGATGACTGTGGCTTTAGTTGATGCTGTATGGCGTCAAAGAACCATGTCACTGAGCCCAGTCAGTCCACGAAATTGTGAACAATTACAGGCTagtcctaggtggcgctagtggtaaagaacccacctgccaatgcaggagacataagagaagcagtttccatccctgggtcaggaagatcccttggagaaggaaatggcagcccactctagtattcttgcctggaaaaccccttggacagaggaacctggtgggccacaggccatggagtcacaaagagctggacaagactgaagagacttaacacACATGGAATTAAGAACAATCTAAATCTTGGGGTGGTTTGTTATTCAGTAATAATAAACCCAAGCAGGAATTTCCATTTGCCTCAGAGGCCCAGTTCCCTTTGCTTCAAGGTGGGAACAACTCTACAACTTGATTTATCCTCCAGAGCTCCCCATGGGATCAGGCTCAGGTTGGGACTTCACCTGACATCACACCTTTGTTAGTCTTCTTCCCCATCCCTGTTCTGTTTTGTCTATTCCTTTATTGTTTTCTCCTGGGAGCATGTCTTAACTAAATCATGGACACAAGGATCTTGTCTCAGATTCTGCTTCTAAGAGAATCTGACCTCAGATTCATGACACATCTGATTTTTCTCATCTCCAGTCAGAAGCCAAGGGTCTGGCAGACTATTCTCTCTCCCCACTCATCCCTGTATCCCTGTATCCGCATCCAAAAAAGCAGAGACCACCTTCCAGGCTCCCCAGCAACAGGCAGCCATCTAGTCGGTGAGATGTGGGGGTGATAGTGTGGAACAAAAACATCCATGAGGTCTCTGAAGGAGGCATCAAGCAGCTTGTTTGTCCTGGTCAGCAGCAAACGAAACCTCTTTGCTCCCAACAACACAAGCACAGAGGGGATCATATGGAGGTCAGGTGGAAGTTAGGAGGTTGGTATGTCAGCAACAGTGGAGGGGCCAAGTGGAGATGAGAGTTACCTCCGATTTTGTGTCTGTGGTGGGAGGGGCTCTGCTAGTTGTTCCAACCGCCTctgcccatccccccacccccaccccgccacacacacacacagagcctatCTGTGACCTCTCCATCTCCACCAGTTCGCAGTCCCTGGAAACCCCAAAATCCATCACCATGGATCCTCCAGCAGGTCCCACAGCCTGGTGCCACTGGAATCAGATAAGTCAGCAGAGAAAATGCTGGGGGCTGGAGGGCCACAGCCCAGCGAGGGACCCCCACTCAGAGCCTCCAGCCAATCCAAGAAGTCCGTCGGGCCCCTGGGAGAGGGGGACGGGGAATTCGTGGGGGACGGAAGTGaggaagagaagacagaagagaggCCTTCAGAGTCCGGGGAGGGGGACAGCATGTCGAAGGAGCCCGGGAAGTCCAAGGGGATGGCGGGCAGCGGGTCTGCAGGGGAAGAAATGCAGCATGAGCTTAGGAAGGCAGAGGTGCGGACCCTAGCTCCCTATTTGTCCTTTCCAGGAGTCTAGGTCCCCAGGCCACTCCTCCCTAAGACCCAGGAATCCAGAACCTTGGACCCCGTCCCCCTTTTCCTCAAATCTAGGAGTTCGACTCTTACCCTCAGGCTCCACCTGATCCTCCAGGATGTCATCAATGCCCCGGTTCGGAAGCAGCTGCGGACAGGGAGCAGTAGCGTGAACCTGGGACTCCAGCCTCATCCTGTCTGAGGCCCTAGGCCCGCTCACTCTCACCTGCGCTCTGCGGATCGCTTCctgcagctcctcctccagggtcAGAGCTGTTGAGGCCGGTGCTGAGGAAGGGACTGGCGCTGGAGCTGGAGTTGGAGCCTGAGCCGTCGTCGCAATCGGAACCGGAGCCGAAGCCGAAGCAGTCACCAGGGTTTCCGCGGCACGTGGAGGAGGCGGCGAATGAGATGTTGGACTCAACTTGAACTGGAACCGCGAAGGGTAGTTTCTATAAGCCGCGCCCACTAGGGAGTCAACCCCACCCACTCGCCGTCTGTGGTTCCACCCCCTGGCCTGCGCCCTGCCCTTcacccattgaccccaccccttCGGCCATGCCCCTTCTTTCATTGGCTTCCCTTCTCCTAAGATCCTCCCCCTTGGCTCTTAACCACGCCCCCACACTTTATTggctgttcttttctcagcttgcCGTCCCATCCCGCTTTGACTTCTCTTCATTGGTCCACGCACGCAGCCCCGCCCTCACCGAGCACGCACTCCGGGCGGCTCCCAAAGCCTTGGGCCTGAAGCGAGGCCAGGGGGCGCCCGCCGCACTGTCCTCGCGCCGAGCCTTCGGCCGTTCGCGGGGCGGGGCGCCGCCGCGCATGCGCTCCAGAAGCATTGACTTGGTCCCCGACACCGGGAGGCCTCGCAGCCGCAGCTGCTGCCGGAGCTCTGAGACCTAGGGTGGGAGGCGGGGAGAGGACGTGCTAGGCGGGCTCCGGGGCGCAGGTGGGGGTTTGCTGGGGCTGAACATTTGGAACCCGAGAGAGGACGAACTGGGGACCCGGATCTCCAACGGAGCAAAGGCTGTAGGGTTAGAGGTCTGAACCTCGGAACTCCCCAAACTCACCGTCAGCTCCTCCAGTTTGAGGGTCTGAAGTTCCAACTTATGTGGCAGGGGCGAGGGGCTGGGGACTCCTGGTGGGGAGGGAGTGAGGGGTGTGGGCTTCATCCTGGCGATAGTTTCGAGGGGGAAACAGAGATTAGAAGGACCAGAGAGAGGAAAGGCATTCTGGAGTCCTCAAAAACATGGGTTCATGAAGATGCGGAAAAGTGAGGGACCCGAGTTATGGGGCTCTGAGCGAGCAAGCATGGGAGGCTAGTTCCCATTCCTGGGAGAAGAGGAACTGAGGGGAGAGGGCCAGACTCTTCGGTAGGAGGTCAGGATTCCTGAGAACTGAAGGAAGAGGGGATTGAGGACCTGAACTCTTgggtcctggaggaggagggagctggCGGCCTGAACTTCCCGGAGAACAAAAATGGGGGTCATACCTAGGAGGTGGCTGCTGTGAGGTTGTCCCTTCCCACAGAGGCGGTCCAGGGGGATCCAAGGGCGACCCTTCAACCTGGGGGTCTGCCCTGTACCCTTGTCTTGGCTCTGGGGGTATGTACTGGTGGTATGTCAAGTTCCCCTTGGGCTTGGGCTCCCTCCAGTGTTGGGAGGTCTTGGGAGACTCCTGAAAGAGCAGGTATGATGTCATATGCTTCTGCTCCGTTCCTGCTCTCCTGTCCCAGAGCCCCATGCAAAGTATGGGGTCGGCTTGTTACCATCACAGAGAAGTACAATGGGCAGCAGCAAGGAGGACCAAGGCTAGACTCTCAGGGGGACTTCCCTTCACCCTGATAGAGACTCACCTTCTTCAGGGACCAGCAGGGTTTCGGCTCAGGAAGAAGGACTTCAGGGTTGAAGAGGAAAGGGGCTGGGCCCAATGGGGAGGCAGGGGCCAGAGCCAGAGCCGGATCTGCAGCTGAGATCCATGGATCAGGATCCAAGACTGGAGAGGCGGTGAAGGACCCCGAGAGGGCTGCGGGCAGCAAGCCAAGCAGGGAGAAACAAGGCTGTGTGGGAAGGAGGGCCCTGGAGGCCCCAGCCCCCAAGTGCAGAAGGATATGTGGGGAGTGAAAACCAAGTGGTGGGAGCTAAGTGCCGGGATTCCTGGATCTAAGGGCAGAAGCACAAGGGATCCAGACTTTTACATTCTCAAGAAAGGCAGGAATCTCATACTCAGCCATCAAGGGGTGTGGTAACAGGATCCCAGATTTCTGAGGTTTTGCTGGGAGAAGGGTGGAGCCAGCACTCTGGGTTcttggggagagagaggagctgAAAGTCACATCCTGAGATTTGCATGTGTGCCAAGTGTGGAGTCTGGGATGCCTATATTCTCCCAAGAAACAAGATCTGGATTCATGCATTTCAGTGGAGTGGGAAAAGCccaagggcaggaagagaagctcCTAGCCAGTGGGGCAGTTGGGGATCTGTACCCGTGGGTCTTGGGGAAGGACAGGAGGGGACCACAATGAACCCTGGGGCATAGAGATTGGGCTCAGGAACCAAAGCAAGATGTGTGGCAGCTGCCCCCCAAGGGTGCCCTAAGGGAAGTGGGGCCACTATTCCCTCCCTTTCAGGGCCCACACTTACTCGGGTCCTGATACCGTCTGTGGATCCGAAGCTGAAGGACTGTGGAAGGAGTGGGAGGAGAGAGGCGGGAAGGGAGTGTCCAAGAGCCTGGCCTGGCAGGCGAGTGTGAGCTGCAGTTGTTGGCGGGACATGTGTGTCCAGCCCCCTTACACACCCTGTACAGGCGGGTGGGCAGGCAGCCTGCTCCCTTCCCGGGCCTCCTGCCTGCTCCCTGCCAGCACGGCAGCGAAGGCCAGAGCTGTTCTGGGGCGGGGAGCCAGCCAGCATGCAGGCAGGAGgcagcctgcccctcccccacctgcccccgTTGCAAGCCTGCACCCACACTATCCTCTGCCCAACTGCCATCTGAGTATCTGTGCTTCGTTGCTTCCTTTTATCTGCGCATCCCGCTTTGCACACGCCCACTCCCTACTTCTCAGCCTCCCTTCAGTCACCCCTTTTGCACACCAACCTCTAAACACGTATTCACCTAGGCTCTAGTCTTGCACTTATACCACTTTTATACACTAGAGCCCTTTGTTACTCTTCACCCTTGCCTCACCATCTTGGCACGTGCCCCGCCACATTAACACACTTGGTTGTCCACTAGGGATTTCACCCCCAGTTTTGTAGCCAGGATCTCTCTTTGCATGTTTCTTTGTGCACATGTACTCTTGCACACTCCTTGCTCTCTGGTTCCTGGTGTCTTTGCACCCACCCAACCACAGA
This genomic interval carries:
- the MAMSTR gene encoding MEF2-activating motif and SAP domain-containing transcriptional regulator isoform X3, with translation MTLAASSQRSQIIRSKFRSVLQLRIHRRYQDPTLSGSFTASPVLDPDPWISAADPALALAPASPLGPAPFLFNPEVLLPEPKPCWSLKKESPKTSQHWREPKPKGNLTYHQYIPPEPRQGYRADPQVEGSPLDPPGPPLWEGTTSQQPPPRMKPTPLTPSPPGVPSPSPLPHKLELQTLKLEELTVSELRQQLRLRGLPVSGTKSMLLERMRGGAPPRERPKARREDSAAGAPWPRFRPKALGAARSACSFKLSPTSHSPPPPRAAETLVTASASAPVPIATTAQAPTPAPAPVPSSAPASTALTLEEELQEAIRRAQLLPNRGIDDILEDQVEPEDPLPAIPLDFPGSFDMLSPSPDSEGLSSVFSSSLPSPTNSPSPSPRGPTDFLDWLEALSGGPSLGCGPPAPSIFSADLSDSSGTRLWDLLEDPW
- the MAMSTR gene encoding MEF2-activating motif and SAP domain-containing transcriptional regulator isoform X2 gives rise to the protein MARGRSFSRFLRPFPCCVHTQGTLPDLHSDPASPLPPHSPDPHPSLGNDPGGFLPALPNHSVQVPIWPGSWTLPSRLSPPTPSTVLQLRIHRRYQDPTLSGSFTASPVLDPDPWISAADPALALAPASPLGPAPFLFNPEVLLPEPKPCWSLKKESPKTSQHWREPKPKGNLTYHQYIPPEPRQGYRADPQVEGSPLDPPGPPLWEGTTSQQPPPRMKPTPLTPSPPGVPSPSPLPHKLELQTLKLEELTVSELRQQLRLRGLPVSGTKSMLLERMRGGAPPRERPKARREDSAAGAPWPRFRPKALGAARSACSFKLSPTSHSPPPPRAAETLVTASASAPVPIATTAQAPTPAPAPVPSSAPASTALTLEEELQEAIRRAQLLPNRGIDDILEDQVEPEVAPVVATPQLPAPPATRDRHPHPLPLHHSSSSPSSSSSSTAPWGPMGDFLWETHPGVC
- the MAMSTR gene encoding MEF2-activating motif and SAP domain-containing transcriptional regulator isoform X4 → MARGRSFSRFLRPFPCCVHTQGTLPDLHSDPASPLPPHSPDPHPSLGNDPGGFLPALPNHSVQVPIWPGSWTLPSRLSPPTPSTVLQLRIHRRYQDPTLSGSFTASPVLDPDPWISAADPALALAPASPLGPAPFLFNPEVLLPEPKPCWSLKKESPKTSQHWREPKPKGNLTYHQYIPPEPRQGYRADPQVEGSPLDPPGPPLWEGTTSQQPPPRMKPTPLTPSPPGVPSPSPLPHKLELQTLKLEELTVSELRQQLRLRGLPVSGTKSMLLERMRGGAPPRERPKARREDSAAGAPWPRFRPKALGAARSACSFKLSPTSHSPPPPRAAETLVTASASAPVPIATTAQAPTPAPAPVPSSAPASTALTLEEELQEAIRRAQLLPNRGIDDILEDQVEPEGLKKLTK
- the MAMSTR gene encoding MEF2-activating motif and SAP domain-containing transcriptional regulator isoform X1, with the translated sequence MARGRSFSRFLRPFPCCVHTQGTLPDLHSDPASPLPPHSPDPHPSLGNDPGGFLPALPNHSVQVPIWPGSWTLPSRLSPPTPSTVLQLRIHRRYQDPTLSGSFTASPVLDPDPWISAADPALALAPASPLGPAPFLFNPEVLLPEPKPCWSLKKESPKTSQHWREPKPKGNLTYHQYIPPEPRQGYRADPQVEGSPLDPPGPPLWEGTTSQQPPPRMKPTPLTPSPPGVPSPSPLPHKLELQTLKLEELTVSELRQQLRLRGLPVSGTKSMLLERMRGGAPPRERPKARREDSAAGAPWPRFRPKALGAARSACSFKLSPTSHSPPPPRAAETLVTASASAPVPIATTAQAPTPAPAPVPSSAPASTALTLEEELQEAIRRAQLLPNRGIDDILEDQVEPEDPLPAIPLDFPGSFDMLSPSPDSEGLSSVFSSSLPSPTNSPSPSPRGPTDFLDWLEALSGGPSLGCGPPAPSIFSADLSDSSGTRLWDLLEDPW